In Solanum stenotomum isolate F172 chromosome 6, ASM1918654v1, whole genome shotgun sequence, one DNA window encodes the following:
- the LOC125867064 gene encoding T-complex protein 1 subunit gamma, producing the protein MHAPVLVMQDSMKREQGGKVQRANIQAAKAVADIIRTTLGPRSMLKMLLDAAGGIVVTNDGNAILRELDLAHPAAKSMIELSRTQDEEVGDGTTSVIVLAGEMLHVAEAFIDKKYHPTVICRAYAKALEDAVAVLDKIAMTVDVEDRETMLGLVKSCIGTKFTSQFGDLIADLAIDATRMVGVELGQGLREVDIKKYIKVEKVPGGQLEDSVVLKGVMMNKDVVAPGKMKRKIVNPRIILLDCPLEYKKGENQTNAEILREEDWTVLLKMEEEYIENMCAQILKFKPDVVITEKGLSDLACHYLCKAGVSAIRRLRKTDNNRIAKACGAVIVNRPDELQESDVGTGAGLFEVKKIGDEFFTFIVDCKDPKACTILLRGASKDLLNEVERNLQDAMSVARNIIKCPKLVPGGGATELTVSAMLKQKSSSVEGIEKWPYEAAAIAFEAIPRTLAQNCGVNVIRTMTALQGKHANGENAWIGIDGNTGEITDMKERKIWDSYAVKAQAFKTAIEAACLLLRIDDIVSGIKKKQAPGTGPSKPKIDEEGDADNDQLIPE; encoded by the exons ATGCATGCTCCAGTTCTTGTTATGC AGGATTCTATGAAACGTGAGCAAGGTGGCAAGGTACAGCGGGCTAATATCCAAGCGGCAAAG GCTGTTGCTGACATTATCCGCACCACTTTGGGACCACGATCCATGTTAAAAATGCTCCTTGATGCTGCTGGAG GAATTGTAGTAACCAATGATGGAAATGCAATTCTCCGTGAGCTAGATCTTGCTCACCCTGCAGCCAAG TCAATGATTGAACTAAGCCGCACCCAAGATGAAGAGGTAGGAGATGGAACAACATCAGTAATTGTCCTTG CTGGTGAGATGCTCCATGTTGCGGAAGCTTTTATTGACAAGAAGTATCATCCTACAGTAATATGTAGAG CTTACGCTAAAGCTCTTGAGGATGCTGTTGCCGTGCTTGACAAAATTGCAATGACAGTTGATGTTGAAGATC GTGAAACAATGTTGGGTCTGGTGAAGAGTTGCATCGGCACAAAATTTACTAGTCAATTTGGGGATTTAATTGCA GATTTAGCAATTGATGCCACAAGAATGGTTGGTGTGGAACTTGGCCAAGGGTTACGCGAGGTGGATATCAAGAAGTACATCAAGGTTGAGAAGGTGCCTGGTGGGCAGTTGGAAGACTCTGTAGTGCTTAAAGGAGTAATGATGAACAAAGATGTAGTTGCCCCTGGCAAAATGAAGAGAAAGATTGTAAACCCTCGCATCATTCTGCTTGATTGTCCTCTAGAGTACAAGAAAGGTGAGAACCAAACCAATGCAGAGATCCTTAGAGAGGAGGATTGGACTGTCCTCTTGAAAATGGAAGAAGAGTACATTGAGAACATGTGCGCACAGATACTTAAATTCAAGCCGGACGTGGTTATTACTGAAAAAGGACTTAGTGATCTGGCATGCCATTATCTGTGCAAGGCTGGTGTCAGTGCAATCAGAAGGCTAAGGAAGACAGACAATAACAGAATTGCTAAGGCATGTGGGGCAGTTATTGTTAATAGACCTGATGAGTTGCAAGAATCTGATGTTGGTACTGGTGCTGGTCTGTTTGAGGTGAAAAAAATTGGGGATGAGTTCTTTACTTTTATTGTCGATTGCAAGGATCCGAAAGCATGTACTATACTTTTAAGGGGTGCGAGCAAAGATCTACTGAATGAAGTAGAAAGAAATCTACAG GATGCCATGTCTGTCGCTAGAAACATCATCAAGTGTCCTAAACTAGTTCCCGGTGGTGGTGCGACAGAGTTAACTGTATCTGCCATGTTAAAGCAGAAAAGTTCATCCGTTGAAGGCATAGAAAAG TGGCCGTATGAAGCTGCTGCAATTGCTTTTGAAGCTATACCACGAACTTTGGCTCAGAACTGCGGTGTGAATGTGATTCGTACTATGACCGCTCTTCAAGGAAAG CATGCAAATGGCGAGAATGCATGGATAGGCATTGACGGAAACACTGGTGAGATTACCGACATGAAAGAGCGGAAG ATATGGGATTCCTATGCTGTAAAAGCACAGGCCTTTAAAACTGCCATTGAAGCTGCTTGCCTACTTCTGAGAATTGATGACATTGTGAGTGGAATAAAGAAGAAGCAAGCCCCTGGAACAGGACCATCGAAACCAAAAATAGACGAAGAAGGTGATGCAGACAATGACCAGCTAATTCCGGAATGA